In the genome of Quercus robur chromosome 3, dhQueRobu3.1, whole genome shotgun sequence, one region contains:
- the LOC126718201 gene encoding receptor-like protein EIX1 isoform X1 — protein MASMKTTFLLALIYLLLQTELISLEAIWSNSSTGNSTVGCIDMEREALLKFKEGLYDPSSTLSSWVGEDCCDWLGVGCSNRTGNIIKLDLNGQLLCDQMSGNTSRECWNPTIGVLSPLLELKYLNYLDLSLNDFQEIPNLNFIYSLNKLTYLNLSYTSFDGTIPPQIGNLSNLLYLDLSWNILTASNLNWLSGLSSLKYLSLNYVILSQATTDWLQTVNLLPSLLELHLFECGLHYLPQSFPSVNFTSLSVLDLSHNDFNSSSIPQWVFNFTSLTNLQLSYCNLKGSIPKIAKGNLCKLQTLDLSENNLSGEITEFFQALSECSNSSLEELYLGENQLIGNIPHSLGNLKRLREIQLHSNAFSCSIPSSIQNLSRLEILSLNDNKMNGTIPESIGQLSELGVLRLSGNYWQGIMTETHFLNLTKLYDFSLSSSSSNLLVFNVTHDWIPPFSLQNVYILDCQFNPTFPAWLRTQKELREIYLVNTAISDTIPNWLWNLSSQLEVLDLSHNKLMGNLPKSLNFSSLKSVLLDFNHLEGPLPLWPNVTRLYLRSNLLSGPIPIRISQEMPHLIALDLSGNYLNGSIPSSINGLGQLMYLALSNNCLSGNIDYHWESMRSLVFIDLSKNNLSGGIPSSMCSLPSLMWLQLSNNNFSGNLSLCLKFVPGKSLLTLDLGENRLSGTIPEWIGERLPSITILSLRGNMLFGDIPKQLCGITSIHVLDLAQNNFSGSIPSCFGSLTGYKSFHGNIYAGITKHMDLVVKGRQYEYYDQISNVNLMDFSKNSLSGGIPTELTNLTLLNSLNLSWNHLTGVIPENIGAYAN, from the coding sequence ATGGCTAGCATGAAAACCACCTTTCTACTTGCTCTTATTTACCTTCTTTTGCAAACTGAGTTGATTTCACTTGAAGCTATATGGTCCAATTCTAGTACTGGCAACTCCACTGTGGGTTGCATTGACATGGAAAGGGAAGCTCTTCTTAAATTTAAAGAAGGTCTTTATGATCCTTCAAGTACTCTTTCTTCCTGGGTTGGCGAAGATTGCTGCGACTGGTTGGGAGTAGGCTGTAGCAATCGAACAGGTAACATCATAAAACTCGACCTCAATGGCCAACTTTTATGTGATCAAATGTCTGGTAATACCTCAAGAGAATGTTGGAATCCTACGATCGGTGTTTTATCTCCTTTGCTTGAattaaaatatctaaattaCTTGGACCTAAGCCTCAACGATTTCCAAGAAATTCCCAACCTAAATTTCATTTATTCTCTCAATAAGTTGACTTACCTTAATCTCTCCTATACATCCTTTGATGGAACGATCCCTCCTCAAATTGGGAATCTTTCTAACTTGCTTTATCTTGATCTCTCTTGGAATATCCTAACAGCTTCAAATTTAAATTGGCTCTCCGGTCTCTCTTCCCTAAAATACCTCAGTCTGAATTACGTGATCCTTTCCCAAGCAACAACTGATTGGCTTCAAACTGTTAATTTGCTCCCTTCTCTGTTGGAGTTGCACTTGTTCGAATGTGGACTTCATTATCTCCCTCAAAGTTTTCCCTCTGTCAACTTTACGTCACTTTCAGTACTTGATCTCTCTCATAATGACTTCAACTCTTCTTCAATTCCTCAATGGGTGTTCAATTTCACTTCCCTCACAAATCTCCAACTTAGCTATTGTAATCTCAAAGGCTCCATCCCTAAGATTGCAAAGGGTAACCTATGCAAATTGCAGACTTTGGATTTGtcagaaaataatttaagtggCGAAATAACAGAATTTTTCCAGGCCTTATCGGAATGCAGCAACAGTAGCCTAGAGGAGTTATATTTGGGCGAGAACCAACTCATTGGGAATATCCCACATTCTTTGGGGAATTTAAAACGTTTGAGAGAGATTCAACTTCATAGCAACGCATTCTCCTGTTCAATTCCATCATCTATACAAAATTTGTCCCGTTTGGAGATACTGTCCCTCAATGACAACAAGATGAACGGAACCATCCCAGAATCAATTGGACAACTTTCTGAGTTGGGAGTGTTGCGTCTCTCCGGGAATTACTGGCAAGGTATCATGACTGAAACTCATTTCCTAAATCTCACAAAATTGTATGATTTTTCCTTGTCATCATCATCTAGTAACCTTTTAGTTTTCAATGTGACACATGACTGGATTCCTCCTTTTAGTCTACAAAATGTCTATATTTTGGACTGTCAATTTAACCCTACATTTCCTGCATGGCTTAGAACACAGAAGGAACTCAGAGAGATCTATTTAGTAAATACTGCAATTTCAGATACAATACCGAATTGGTTGTGGAACTTGTCTTCACAACTTGAGGTGTTGGATCTTTCTCATAACAAATTAATGGGAAACCTCCCCAAGTCATTAAACTTCTCTTCCTTAAAGTCGGTACTTCTAGATTTTAATCATTTAGAGGGTCCACTACCACTATGGCCTAATGTGACAAGGCTTTATTTGAGGAGCAATTTACTTTCTGGACCAATACCGATAAGAATCAGCCAAGAAATGCCGCACTTGATAGCTTTAGATCTCTCTGGCAACTATCTAAATGGTAGCATCCCATCATCCATAAATGGACTAGGACAATTGATGTATCTTGCTCTATCAAACAATTGTTTATCTGGAAATATCGACTACCACTGGGAGAGTATGCGAAGTCTGGTCTTCATAGATCTGTCCAAGAATAATCTATCTGGTGGCATTCCAAGCTCAATGTGCTCACTACCTTCTCTTATGTGGTTGCAATTGAGTAACAACAATTTTTCTGGGAACCTCTCTTTATGCCTGAAATTTGTTCCAGGCAAATCACtattaacacttgatcttggtGAGAATAGATTGTCAGGGACCATACCAGAATGGATTGGAGAAAGACTTCCGTCCATAACAATATTAAGCTTGAGAGGAAATATGCTCTTTGGAGATATTCCTAAACAATTGTGTGGTATCACTTCTATCCATGTCTTGGACCTTGCCCAAAATAACTTCTCAGGATCTATTCCATCGTGTTTTGGTAGTTTGACTGGTTACAAGTCTTTCCATGGCAACATATATGCAGGTATCACAAAGCATATGGATTTGGTTGTTAAAGGAAGACAATATGAATACTACGATCAAATCTCAAATGTTAATCTCATGGATTTTTCGAAAAATAGTCTTTCGGGAGGGATCCCCACAGAACTAACAAATTTGACCTTATTGAATTCATTGAATTTGTCATGGAACCATTTGACGGGAGTGATACCAGAGAATATTGGAGCTTACGCCAATTAG
- the LOC126718201 gene encoding receptor-like protein EIX1 isoform X2, translating to MASMKTTFLLALIYLLLQTELISLEAIWSNSSTGNSTVGCIDMEREALLKFKEGLYDPSSTLSSWVGEDCCDWLGVGCSNRTGNIIKLDLNGQLLCDQMSGNTSRECWNPTIGVLSPLLELKYLNYLDLSLNDFQEIPNLNFIYSLNKLTYLNLSYTSFDGTIPPQIGNLSNLLYLDLSWNILTASNLNWLSGLSSLKYLSLNYVILSQATTDWLQTVNLLPSLLELHLFECGLHYLPQSFPSVNFTSLSVLDLSHNDFNSSSIPQWVFNFTSLTNLQLSYCNLKGSIPKIAKGNLCKLQTLDLSENNLSGEITEFFQALSECSNSSLEELYLGENQLIGNIPHSLGNLKRLREIQLHSNAFSCSIPSSIQNLSRLEILSLNDNKMNGTIPESIGQLSELGVLRLSGNYWQGNPQLYGPLQLPTSVSMPSDRKTEHKDQEDVHINIDGEDQFEKLWFYLSIALGFIVGFWAVCGSLLVKKTWRYIYFCFAYKMKDKLSVAIVVNMACLQRKIQATRH from the exons ATGGCTAGCATGAAAACCACCTTTCTACTTGCTCTTATTTACCTTCTTTTGCAAACTGAGTTGATTTCACTTGAAGCTATATGGTCCAATTCTAGTACTGGCAACTCCACTGTGGGTTGCATTGACATGGAAAGGGAAGCTCTTCTTAAATTTAAAGAAGGTCTTTATGATCCTTCAAGTACTCTTTCTTCCTGGGTTGGCGAAGATTGCTGCGACTGGTTGGGAGTAGGCTGTAGCAATCGAACAGGTAACATCATAAAACTCGACCTCAATGGCCAACTTTTATGTGATCAAATGTCTGGTAATACCTCAAGAGAATGTTGGAATCCTACGATCGGTGTTTTATCTCCTTTGCTTGAattaaaatatctaaattaCTTGGACCTAAGCCTCAACGATTTCCAAGAAATTCCCAACCTAAATTTCATTTATTCTCTCAATAAGTTGACTTACCTTAATCTCTCCTATACATCCTTTGATGGAACGATCCCTCCTCAAATTGGGAATCTTTCTAACTTGCTTTATCTTGATCTCTCTTGGAATATCCTAACAGCTTCAAATTTAAATTGGCTCTCCGGTCTCTCTTCCCTAAAATACCTCAGTCTGAATTACGTGATCCTTTCCCAAGCAACAACTGATTGGCTTCAAACTGTTAATTTGCTCCCTTCTCTGTTGGAGTTGCACTTGTTCGAATGTGGACTTCATTATCTCCCTCAAAGTTTTCCCTCTGTCAACTTTACGTCACTTTCAGTACTTGATCTCTCTCATAATGACTTCAACTCTTCTTCAATTCCTCAATGGGTGTTCAATTTCACTTCCCTCACAAATCTCCAACTTAGCTATTGTAATCTCAAAGGCTCCATCCCTAAGATTGCAAAGGGTAACCTATGCAAATTGCAGACTTTGGATTTGtcagaaaataatttaagtggCGAAATAACAGAATTTTTCCAGGCCTTATCGGAATGCAGCAACAGTAGCCTAGAGGAGTTATATTTGGGCGAGAACCAACTCATTGGGAATATCCCACATTCTTTGGGGAATTTAAAACGTTTGAGAGAGATTCAACTTCATAGCAACGCATTCTCCTGTTCAATTCCATCATCTATACAAAATTTGTCCCGTTTGGAGATACTGTCCCTCAATGACAACAAGATGAACGGAACCATCCCAGAATCAATTGGACAACTTTCTGAGTTGGGAGTGTTGCGTCTCTCCGGGAATTACTGGCAAG GTAACCCACAACTTTATGGGCCTCTTCAATTGCCAACAAGTGTCTCAATGCCAAGTGACAGGAAGACAGAacataaagatcaagaagatgtaCATATAAATATCGATGGTGAAGACCAATTCGAAAAGTTATGGTTTTACCTAAGTATTGCACTGGGTTTCATTGTGGGATTTTGGGCTGTTTGTGGCAGCTTGTTGGTAAAAAAGACTTGGAGAtatatttacttttgttttgctTATAAAATGAAAGATAAGCTTTCAGTGGCCATTGTAGTGAATATGGCTTGTCTGCAAAGGAAGATTCAAGCAACAAGACACTGA